One part of the Ruegeria sp. AD91A genome encodes these proteins:
- a CDS encoding carbohydrate ABC transporter permease encodes MSSRALRQPLSLRLTSNIFLAFWCLIAAFPIFWIVVMSFKSPVDAFDSNALNVIFGPATLSVGKGLSLLDIILGIAVIWGTILAATRTLPSMVRSYTKPGQEWFGWLIGVLALLVGFLLVFFVVLPAILNQLNPLFGPPGRDVLGLTTEHYKTVWIDRGFSNNFKNSLIVTTGVVTVSLTVGTLAGYGLARSGSTLAFWILIVALVFRALPHSVLVAGYLPVFINSAEWLSPILGENAPTLYGKPFAVIAVLVAINQPFTIWMLRSFFQNIPSELDEAARVDGCSHFQAFRRVIMPVMWPGVITTGLFSFLLAYNDFLVTALLLDAQNQTMVPAIVGMFNRETTTTDQVVAVAAAVSITAPLIFLVLIFQRQIVSGLTAGAVKG; translated from the coding sequence ATGTCCTCGCGTGCGCTCCGGCAGCCTTTAAGTCTGCGGCTGACCTCAAACATTTTTCTGGCATTCTGGTGCCTGATCGCAGCCTTCCCGATCTTCTGGATCGTGGTGATGAGCTTCAAGTCACCCGTCGATGCATTCGACAGCAACGCGCTGAACGTGATCTTCGGGCCGGCGACGCTGAGCGTCGGAAAGGGTTTGTCGCTGCTGGATATCATTCTGGGCATCGCGGTTATCTGGGGCACGATCCTCGCGGCAACCAGAACGTTACCTTCAATGGTCAGATCCTACACCAAACCCGGACAGGAATGGTTCGGCTGGCTGATCGGTGTGCTGGCCTTACTGGTGGGTTTCCTGCTGGTGTTCTTCGTCGTCCTGCCTGCAATCCTGAACCAGTTGAACCCGCTGTTTGGCCCTCCGGGACGGGATGTGCTTGGTCTGACGACCGAGCATTACAAAACCGTCTGGATCGACCGGGGCTTTTCAAACAACTTCAAGAACTCGCTGATCGTAACGACGGGCGTGGTGACAGTGTCGCTGACCGTGGGCACATTGGCAGGCTACGGTCTGGCGCGGTCAGGATCAACTTTGGCCTTCTGGATCCTGATCGTTGCACTGGTTTTCCGAGCCCTGCCGCATTCTGTTCTGGTGGCAGGCTATCTGCCGGTGTTCATAAACTCGGCAGAATGGCTGAGCCCGATCTTGGGGGAAAACGCACCAACCTTGTACGGCAAGCCTTTTGCGGTAATCGCTGTTCTGGTTGCGATCAATCAACCCTTCACGATCTGGATGCTACGCTCGTTCTTCCAGAACATCCCGTCCGAATTGGACGAGGCCGCCCGCGTGGATGGATGCAGCCACTTTCAGGCCTTCCGCCGTGTCATCATGCCGGTGATGTGGCCAGGCGTGATCACCACAGGTCTGTTCAGCTTTCTGTTGGCCTATAACGACTTTCTGGTCACCGCGTTGCTGTTGGACGCGCAGAACCAGACCATGGTTCCCGCCATCGTCGGCATGTTCAACCGCGAGACCACGACAACCGACCAAGTGGTTGCCGTGGCCGCCGCCGTGTCGATCACCGCTCCTCTGATCTTCCTTGTCCTGATCTTCCAGCGCCAGATCGTAAGCGGCCTGACAGCCGGGGCAGTCAAAGGCTAA
- a CDS encoding carbohydrate ABC transporter permease, giving the protein MNFRTFAVFVGPSVFMMLLFIAFPLVSVFKQSFYVTQPIYETVEKETCTPGFLTQTCVTEQVSQPKLDEHGEIITQTHYVGLQSYRNVLEPERAWRAISDGSWHVLSTINFWKALRFTLTFTLITLPLVVGCGLGIAILINNAARSIRGPVIFVSLLPFIITPVIGVLSINWLFRGDGILTAMMEWWLNRDIALFAQAWTIEVLMMIYRVWHVAPFAAIIFYAGLQTVNQDSLESAVIDGATRWQRLKYIVIPHLMPLIIFVSMIHLMDSYRVFEEIVGFSSQGYVISLQWLTFDYLTPDQAGNRSISRASANSMLTMIGVVVLLILPLRRTWRDHKGSH; this is encoded by the coding sequence ATGAATTTCCGGACATTCGCCGTCTTTGTCGGTCCCTCTGTCTTTATGATGCTTCTCTTCATCGCGTTCCCGTTGGTCAGCGTGTTCAAGCAGAGTTTCTATGTCACCCAGCCGATCTATGAGACCGTCGAAAAGGAAACCTGCACACCCGGCTTCCTGACGCAGACCTGCGTGACCGAGCAAGTATCACAGCCGAAGCTGGACGAGCATGGCGAGATTATTACGCAAACCCATTATGTCGGCTTGCAAAGCTATCGCAACGTGCTGGAGCCCGAGCGCGCATGGCGTGCCATAAGCGACGGCAGTTGGCATGTGTTATCCACCATCAATTTCTGGAAAGCGTTGCGGTTCACTTTGACCTTTACGCTGATTACTCTGCCGCTGGTGGTCGGGTGCGGGCTAGGGATTGCGATCCTGATCAACAATGCCGCGCGATCGATCCGCGGACCGGTGATTTTTGTCTCACTGCTGCCGTTTATCATTACGCCGGTGATCGGTGTGCTGTCGATCAACTGGCTGTTCCGTGGCGACGGTATCCTGACTGCGATGATGGAATGGTGGCTGAACCGTGACATAGCTCTGTTCGCGCAGGCCTGGACGATTGAAGTTCTCATGATGATCTACCGCGTCTGGCACGTTGCGCCTTTTGCCGCCATCATCTTCTATGCCGGTCTGCAAACAGTCAATCAGGACAGCCTGGAAAGCGCCGTAATAGACGGAGCGACCCGCTGGCAGCGGCTGAAGTACATCGTCATCCCGCATCTGATGCCGCTGATCATCTTCGTGTCGATGATCCACCTGATGGACAGCTACCGCGTGTTCGAAGAGATCGTCGGCTTTTCGAGCCAGGGCTACGTTATCTCACTGCAATGGCTGACCTTCGACTACCTGACGCCGGATCAAGCCGGCAACCGGTCGATCAGCCGGGCTTCGGCCAACTCGATGCTGACCATGATTGGCGTCGTCGTCCTGCTTATCCTTCCGCTACGCCGAACCTGGCGTGATCACAAAGGAAGTCACTGA